One region of Paenibacillus polymyxa M1 genomic DNA includes:
- a CDS encoding tyrosine-type recombinase/integrase, protein MFRYGTHGFRHTHAVLLLESGATIKFVSKRLGHKTIKTTADTYLDITEKIKEDELKKFASYTKRKSESAQNRHVPGLTA, encoded by the coding sequence ATATTTAGATATGGAACTCATGGATTTAGACATACTCACGCTGTACTCTTACTAGAATCTGGAGCTACTATTAAATTTGTATCGAAACGATTAGGTCATAAGACCATTAAAACCACAGCAGACACATACTTAGACATCACTGAAAAAATAAAAGAAGACGAACTTAAAAAGTTCGCCTCCTATACTAAAAGGAAATCCGAGTCGGCACAAAATCGGCACGTCCCAGGTTTAACAGCTTAA